A genomic window from Sulfurospirillum multivorans DSM 12446 includes:
- a CDS encoding type II toxin-antitoxin system Phd/YefM family antitoxin gives MYLSQDIKPISYLKSNTAHVVNSVTETRRAIYITQNGEAKVVVQDIKSFENTQNMLTLLKLIVQSENEMNDTKIIEQEGMFLSLEAKLFHETI, from the coding sequence GTGTATTTAAGTCAAGACATTAAGCCAATCAGCTATCTCAAATCAAATACAGCACATGTTGTCAATAGTGTTACGGAAACACGAAGAGCCATCTATATAACACAAAATGGTGAGGCGAAAGTTGTCGTTCAAGACATCAAATCATTTGAAAATACTCAAAATATGCTGACACTTCTTAAGTTAATTGTGCAAAGTGAAAATGAGATGAATGACACTAAAATAATTGAACAAGAAGGTATGTTTCTTTCCCTTGAAGCGAAACTTTTTCATGAAACTATATGA
- a CDS encoding type II toxin-antitoxin system RelE/ParE family toxin has translation MKLYEVYWTHSAQGDLEHSVEYIKLDSLDLAKKVFFEIKESCDALYHFPERKRVVPELSYIGITHYREVIHKRWRIIFKIERNAVFVLLVADSSRNFEDLLLQRLLK, from the coding sequence ATGAAACTATATGAGGTTTATTGGACACATAGTGCACAAGGAGATTTAGAACATAGTGTTGAGTATATAAAGCTGGATAGTTTAGATCTTGCTAAAAAGGTCTTTTTTGAAATCAAAGAGTCTTGCGATGCGTTGTACCATTTTCCAGAACGAAAAAGAGTTGTGCCAGAACTGAGCTATATTGGCATCACCCATTATCGAGAAGTTATCCATAAACGATGGCGAATCATTTTTAAAATAGAACGAAATGCTGTCTTTGTTTTATTGGTAGCAGATAGCAGTCGAAATTTTGAAGATCTCCTTTTGCAACGCCTCCTTAAATAG
- a CDS encoding DUF4258 domain-containing protein, which translates to MKYKLTGHAIDVMTSRGITIEWIERAVESPSFHTSISDFEEHFFKTIEEVSNWCLKVVVNPTSMKIVTAYFDRNMRKKGCKDEN; encoded by the coding sequence ATGAAATATAAATTAACTGGGCATGCTATAGATGTCATGACTTCAAGAGGTATCACGATAGAGTGGATTGAACGGGCAGTTGAGTCTCCATCTTTTCACACCAGCATTTCTGATTTTGAAGAACATTTTTTTAAAACTATTGAAGAAGTTTCAAATTGGTGCTTAAAAGTAGTGGTTAATCCAACAAGTATGAAGATAGTCACTGCCTATTTTGATAGAAACATGAGAAAAAAAGGATGCAAAGATGAAAATTAA
- a CDS encoding DUF2283 domain-containing protein, translating to MKIKYDKEIDAIYVILSSDVIVESEEKLKDIIVDYNDKDEVVAIEVLNVKETTHEIDLPFILKTA from the coding sequence ATGAAAATTAAATACGATAAAGAGATAGATGCCATTTATGTCATACTATCATCTGACGTGATAGTTGAGAGTGAAGAAAAATTGAAAGATATCATCGTTGATTACAATGACAAAGATGAAGTTGTTGCGATAGAAGTATTGAATGTCAAAGAAACTACACACGAAATTGATTTGCCATTTATTCTAAAAACTGCATAA
- a CDS encoding CopG family transcriptional regulator — protein sequence MTKKITITLEETLIDELGLIALESGKKKAQVIREALQDYFDVQAVSKTVQEYKMGMLKTISHKDIKAELGL from the coding sequence ATGACTAAAAAAATAACCATTACTTTGGAAGAGACTCTTATTGATGAATTAGGTCTTATTGCACTCGAAAGTGGAAAGAAAAAAGCTCAGGTCATTCGTGAAGCCTTACAAGATTATTTTGATGTACAAGCTGTTAGTAAAACAGTACAAGAGTACAAAATGGGTATGCTCAAAACCATCTCTCACAAAGATATAAAGGCTGAACTTGGCTTATGA
- a CDS encoding type II toxin-antitoxin system RelE family toxin translates to MAYDIIYDPKVLKQLKKLDKEIASLILEGIESFAKSPVLTKIKKLKTPFDGAYRLRIGDYRVIFYHEENLMLISKVAHRKDVYL, encoded by the coding sequence TTGGCTTATGATATTATTTATGACCCAAAAGTTCTCAAACAACTCAAAAAATTAGACAAAGAGATAGCTTCTTTGATACTTGAGGGTATAGAATCTTTCGCAAAGAGTCCTGTGCTTACCAAAATTAAAAAACTTAAAACACCGTTTGATGGGGCATATAGACTTCGCATTGGTGATTATAGAGTTATTTTTTATCATGAAGAAAATCTAATGCTTATTTCTAAAGTTGCGCACCGAAAAGATGTTTATCTGTAA
- a CDS encoding type II toxin-antitoxin system Phd/YefM family antitoxin — MQAIFYSQARNNLRSIISKACTDFDQFIITTKDNQSVVLMSYDEYSAIKETMYLLSSKTNRDRLLDAVEEIEGMKFTCKEIA, encoded by the coding sequence ATGCAAGCCATTTTTTATTCACAGGCTAGAAATAACCTAAGAAGTATTATAAGCAAAGCATGCACGGATTTTGATCAGTTCATCATTACAACAAAAGATAATCAGTCTGTTGTGCTCATGTCCTACGATGAATACAGTGCCATCAAAGAAACAATGTACCTACTTTCTTCAAAAACTAATAGAGATAGGCTCTTAGATGCTGTTGAAGAGATTGAAGGTATGAAATTTACATGTAAAGAAATTGCATGA
- a CDS encoding Txe/YoeB family addiction module toxin — MIIGFAAKGWEDYLYWQENDKKIVKRINLLLEDIKRNPHDSNGIGKPERLKGDLEKYFSRRITAEHRLVYKFLDDLIIVAQCRFHY; from the coding sequence ATGATCATTGGCTTTGCCGCGAAAGGATGGGAAGATTATCTTTATTGGCAAGAAAATGATAAAAAAATTGTAAAACGCATCAATCTACTTTTAGAAGATATTAAACGAAATCCACATGATAGCAATGGTATTGGAAAACCAGAACGACTAAAAGGTGACTTGGAAAAATACTTTTCAAGGCGTATTACTGCAGAGCATCGATTGGTTTATAAATTTTTGGATGATTTAATTATTGTGGCACAATGCAGATTTCATTATTAA
- a CDS encoding OprD family outer membrane porin, with protein sequence MKLAKLSLAAIVVAGLASSSFAADTLADAFKNGTVNGELKAYYFTRDNGNDDSDIFTTGVMLGYKTASFYGFTLGLTAQGSSSPFADDDAKGENGNTASFVSDMYGSGAVLSEAYIAYNIGKTTAMVGRMFLDTPLVASSGNRIIKEAFEGAAVINTDLPNTTLIAGYVQKFQSRTDRDGNIGEFTKTFSTNSSVNAELDNGGYTFAVINKSITGLTLTGAYAYADAYYETDAGVVAVDGGVNVGYVEALYEGKVGEVGFTLGAQDYYNSFEDSTTADDSINLYAFKAGLSFKGINGTVAYSQVSDDAVAGDALISGLGNGADLLYTDPVIAMNGYNRDTKSYLIDLNYDITEAANIGVRYVLADGYLGATSNPKTVTSDKYEASSSAVYGSYKFAGALKGFSLGAQYEKQDKDVDGDDLWVKANYKF encoded by the coding sequence ATGAAATTAGCTAAACTTAGCTTGGCGGCTATCGTTGTTGCTGGACTTGCATCTAGCTCATTCGCAGCAGACACACTTGCTGACGCTTTTAAAAATGGTACAGTAAATGGTGAGCTTAAAGCTTATTATTTTACAAGAGATAATGGTAATGATGATTCAGATATCTTTACAACAGGTGTTATGCTTGGCTATAAAACAGCATCATTCTATGGCTTTACTCTTGGATTAACGGCTCAAGGTAGTTCATCTCCTTTTGCTGATGATGATGCAAAAGGTGAGAATGGCAATACTGCAAGTTTTGTAAGTGATATGTATGGTTCAGGTGCTGTACTATCAGAGGCCTATATCGCATATAACATCGGTAAAACAACAGCAATGGTCGGACGTATGTTCTTAGATACTCCTCTTGTTGCTTCTTCTGGTAACCGTATAATTAAAGAAGCGTTTGAAGGCGCTGCTGTAATCAATACAGATCTTCCAAACACTACTTTAATTGCTGGGTATGTTCAAAAATTCCAATCAAGAACAGACCGTGATGGCAATATTGGTGAATTTACTAAAACATTCTCAACAAACTCTTCAGTTAATGCAGAACTTGATAATGGTGGATATACATTTGCCGTTATCAATAAATCAATCACTGGTTTAACCTTAACAGGCGCATATGCTTATGCAGATGCTTATTATGAAACAGATGCTGGCGTAGTAGCTGTTGATGGTGGTGTTAATGTTGGTTATGTTGAAGCATTGTATGAAGGTAAAGTTGGCGAGGTTGGCTTTACACTTGGTGCACAAGACTATTATAATAGTTTTGAAGATTCTACAACAGCTGATGATAGCATTAATTTATATGCATTTAAAGCTGGTCTAAGCTTTAAAGGTATCAACGGTACTGTAGCATATTCTCAAGTAAGTGATGATGCCGTAGCAGGTGATGCCCTTATTTCTGGATTAGGTAATGGCGCTGATCTTCTTTATACTGACCCAGTTATTGCAATGAACGGTTACAACAGAGATACAAAATCATACCTTATTGATTTAAATTATGATATAACTGAAGCAGCAAACATTGGTGTACGTTACGTACTTGCTGATGGATATTTAGGTGCAACATCAAATCCAAAGACTGTTACATCAGATAAATACGAAGCTTCTTCTTCAGCTGTGTATGGTTCTTATAAATTTGCAGGTGCTCTTAAAGGATTTAGCCTTGGTGCTCAATATGAGAAACAAGATAAAGATGTTGATGGCGACGACCTTTGGGTTAAAGCTAACTACAAATTCTAA